A window of Daphnia pulicaria isolate SC F1-1A chromosome 4, SC_F0-13Bv2, whole genome shotgun sequence genomic DNA:
gaaaagaaaagaaaaaaatcttttcaaggGCAATTTCGGCTTCCGCTTTGTCtccgcttttttattttagaaaataaaaatcttctcgCCAAAAGGCACGAAACCATCATCAATGGAGCTCGAAATAACTGGCATTTGAACGACCGAGGAAAAAGAACGGCGGGATAATTAAATGCCGCCGGGGTCGAAACCGAAAAACATTAGCATTTTATTGCCgatgccgctgctgctggatggaaaGATAATTGTCTTCCGCGTTGGACTTTTGGCTTACGGTTCACGCGTTGGATCTATATAAACCCGTGTCGATTAAGGTTGACTCTGCTAACCCATTCAAAAAGGTCAAGGAACTCACAAAATGTTGTTTAATAGCTCGGTGGGTCTATAAATTTAtgacattttacaatcacGACGGTTGAAAATGAaccgaaaaattttttttgactcaCTTTGTCGCGATTCAGCTGGAATTGTCGATGTGTTTAGGGCGGATGAAGCGGTCTGATCCAGCAGCGGCACCGACCCGCACGATTGGCGAGAAACGACGGCCAAGAATGTCAACGCCAACAAGCTAAACATGGTTATTCTATCAGTAAATCAGACAATTTGGGAACTTGATTGAACTGTTGTGTGAATACAGAGAAGAGTCTGAACGTTCTCTGAAACCCCCAAGAGTTTTCCCCACGACCCGTCGGTGCCGTTGAACGCAAAGTTTGCCACTCTGGCCGTCAGGAGTCGCTCTGCTCCGCTAGCCTTGCGTAATGTCATATTGTTACATCGACTTACAAAAATTTACGTTCCGTCTTCCTCTTGACCGGATTCATTTGTTGTTGACGACAAAAAAACTTAGCCGGTGttctaaataaacaaaattggtAACGGAAAATCTAACCCGTTCCAAATTCTAAATAAAGATTTCACGGACAcaaatttttcgtttcgttcaaaaatacTGACAGTCGCAACACAAGGTTGCCGTCGCTCATTTTAtgtgtattttaaaaatataaaataacttCCATTTCTATTTACATTAGGAATTTGTTCGTAAAATAATCGCTTTCAAAAGTTTCGAGTCCAAAAATATTCCAAGAGTTATAAAACATTCACTTTCATACAAGTCAATTCGAatacaacatttcaaaaatatttgtgcacctgaaatctttttttcttttaccttctTGGAATGTTCTTCCATCCTCCCATTCAGATGCCGAATCTGACTCGAAGAAATCACAGAAAGGCAAGGAAgccaataaagaaaagaataagaatgagTTAAATTCGCATTCACCCGAGATTGGGCGTTGCGCTAACACCAAATCTGACAATGATTCCGATTTTGAGTTTTCCGCAATCACAGTTCAACTCGATCGTAATACACCATCCCCCGACAATAGATTCCGATTTTGAGTTTTCCGCAATCACAGTTCAACTCGATCGTAATACACCATCCCCCACTGCCGGCTCAGCATTGAGAACACCAGTGACAAGTCTGAGCTCGAAATCTCTCAAATGGTTATCATCCTCCGATTCAGGTGCCGAATGTGACTCGAAGAAATCACAGAAAGGCAAGGAAGTCAAATAAGAAACGAATAAGAATTGGCTGAGCACTTCATCAAACTCAGATAGGACATCTTCAgaaaccgaaaaagaaaagaagaagaagaagcagaagcgTTCAAGCTCATCGGATGGAAAATCTAAATCGAAATCACGTCGTCGAATCACAAGCGACTCCAAAAACTCAGACGATTCAGAAATTGAGGCTCTGAACGAATCCCAGCGATCGGAAGCTGGCGGatcaaaaggaaggaaaaacacCACGGAAGACACAAACCTTAAGGTGAGTCGCTTAAGGGGCCGGCTCAGCATTAAGAACCTTAACACCAATGACAGTCTGAGCTCGAAATCTCTCACAGGTGCGCTGACTATCCAGCGGGAAAACGCACTTTTGAAAGTGATCCGTCAGCACCAGGTGAGCGAAATTCATTTGAGGCGGCATGCCCGTCAAACGGAAGTTGTTGTTCACGCCCAAATCGACAGTGGCGATGGAATTCTTCTTCTGATCGCCGCAGAGGCTTTCAATCGAAGTGGACCTCATCAAGTGAATCAAGCGGTGCACCTGGTGATCCCAGTACTGCTGCTCCTCCCACGATTCCGCCGGATAGGCTGGCTCGCCGTGCTTCATCGAATCCATGCCCTGGACCTCGACGGTAGAGTCGACGCGAAGGATCTTGAAATACTTGAGCGATCCGAACAGCACCAAGCAAAATCCAACACCCCAAGCGACCAGCACCAGAATGCCAATTAATTGCCAGCCCAAAACCTTTACAGACGAAAcgcaaataataactttttattACCCAGTTTGAAAGCATAATTCAACCTTAATTACCTCGGCAGAGCTTTCATCTCCAGTCAAAATGACTCCGCTGTTGACAAGGATTGGAGCAGATAACATGCCGAAAAAGCCACCGCCAAAGTGAACCGCAAAGGCGTCAAGTGGGTCATCAACTACGAAttataaaaagcaaaagaagaaaagaaaaacgtgtcGATTAACTGGAAAGTGAATACTTTCACGATTTAATTCTCCCATTTTTTGGTTCTTACCATGCAGATGATTGATTAAAGCTCGGAGAACAAAGAAGAGAAATCCTGCGCCGGCTCCAGTCAGATAAGCGCCCCAGTAAGGCATAGCGTTGCAGGCAGCGCAGGATGAAACCATTCCGGCGATGGCACCATTCAACATCGTGTTGTAACTCCAACGGTAGCTGCCGGTCGGAGTAGCCCGGCCCAAAATGGTGGCCACAATCGATCCAGCACTACCGGCCAGGATGGTGTTGACGGCCGATAGAGCCACCGTCACTCCGTCCCCATGATGCGTCAAGTCCAGCTGCGCCGACATGTTGTAGCCCAGGATGCCCATCATGAGGAGGAAAGCTCCGACGCCCGTCAAAGTGTTTGAATGGCCACGAAAAGCGAATTTTTTCATCGTTTTATTCTCGTAACGTCCAGTTCGCGGACCCACCATAACGCATGCCACCTATAAAATGAATTCACATTAAACTTAATCatatttgattaattaaataatttatttaccaAAGCGCAAACGCCACCGAGCATGTGAACGCAACCGCTGCCGCCGAAATCGATAAAACCTCGGATTTTGAGCCATCCGGATGGATGCCAGACCCAGCGACTGGCAACCGGATAAAAGAATCCGGTCAGTAGAAAGGCGTAAATGAAGAATGCAGGCAAGTTGATTCTTTCAGCTGTTGCACCactacacacaaaaaatttacCAAACCAGAAGAATTCAAGTCATGCACAATCAAGTTGCGAAAAGGAATGCAAATACCTCACGATAGTGGAAGCAGTGTTGGCGAAAATAGTTTGATAAAACCAAAACGAAAGCTTGCTCGGTGAAACTCCCTGCAAAGCAAAGCCTGTCCAGCCAATGAACTCGTTACCATCACCAAACGCGAATGCATAGCCAACCAGCCAATAAACGGTGGCACCGATAACTTTttataaagacaaaacaaacacaagaaCGAATTTATCTTCCGGAGAAAACGAGCTCACGAATGTAAACAAAAGCTCACATGCATCTAAAGTACTCTTCATCAAGATGTTGGTGGCATTCTTGGAACGAACCAATCCGGTTTCCATCAGCGAAAACCCGGCTTGCATGGCTAAATTATTACACAAATCGCAAGCTTTAAGCTAGTCAGGCgttgaataataatagaatgaattgaaaaataattaccgAAAACCAAGATGGCCGAGACGGTGATGAAAAAGTCGTTGAGATTGCTCTGAGTGATGGCCAATTTGGCTTCCAGCAACATCAGCAAAGCAGTGTCGTTATTGAGAACGGCAGCTTCCATGGCGTCGAATTAGGAAATCGAGTCAAAGGCTcgtcaataaaataattcaagttgTCAAACGACTGGGCGGTGCCGTCAAAATTATCAGCCGTCAAAATTCGATTTATAATTAAAACacaagaacaaaataaaaatatcgagGGAAATGGATATTATCTACGGCGATAGGGCGCGGCTGCAGCCGCGACGGCGAGTTGAATTGGGTCGGAAAGACGGATGCTTGAGCATAACGCGCTCTCGAATTAAATGGAGAATCAGCTGGTGATACATGAACAATCAAATGGATTGGTGGGCAACACTACtttccgaaaaaaaacaagaaatcttTACTGAAAATTGCCTATACTCAGTCGACCATTTCCCAACGAAAGTTCACTTTGTTCTGATTGACAAGGCTATCACTGCCGAGTGAAGAAGACGTGGGTGGCGCTGGTGGCGGATGTCACCCAGCCTCTGATCGTCAAATTGCCTACCTCTACCTGACGTCATTCTATTGTCTacaagaatttcatttttttggtgGCCCTACCTCTAGATAGtctgtcttttgtttttctcgctctctttctctccctcgattatttttttttccaaccgtAGAAAATAACTCCCCACCTTCCGTGCGATTTGattacatttattttgatGGATTACGTTAGGGAAggcgtattatttttttttttgtctgcagCACGTGAAAGTGAACTATATAGACTGGCGCGTAATAAtcgatgattttttttgtatcagcatttttgtgtgtgaagtGAATAGTCTGTGATTTGAATTCCTGGAATCGAGTTCTTCTCTAATGTGCCTTATATAGCCATAAGTGAGGTCAGTTAGATTAGCTTTCTCTCACTTTGTGTCTGTCGTGCTGCTGCCAACTCGTTGGACTCgtcgtcttttcttattttctctcgGATGACACAAGTTTGCCCACCTCTCCTGCCGCTCGTTACCATCTCCGACCATCTCTTAATTAGTTGCAATTTATGGAGAAAGTAGTTTGGGCGCTTTCCCCGGAGATGGCATACATGTCGATTCCGattaaggggggaaaaagatcaAAAAGATTCAAGACTTGATTGCGTCAAACCAACCCGATGACTTCCCTTGTGGCAATCGGATCCAGACGCCAAGTGGAAATACCCGTTCCGCAAAACTAGGCTAAGTTTCAGTCTTTTTTTACTTCGAAGAAAGTTTAAACCCGCGTTTGAATCTGTTATATTCTATTGAGAAAAACTGGTTCGGCGGCTTTATCCCCTTCTCATGGTAACATTTACTtttgcttgtttgttttttgttgctgctgtaccgcctcgttattttatttgttgttattgctcAAAACACGCGTTACATATTTCTTACTGCGCTTGAAATAAAAGACTATATATAGTGCGGGCTGATTTAACCACCgatgtttgaatattttcttttcaaaattttcccaAGGCTAACAGgccaagttttttctttcttttattgccAAATGctctgaaattgtttttctttatctatttttatatttttccctttggttGCGAGGGAAAGGGCGAGGGGGCATGAAATGGTAATAAGGTTAAGTGTATGCAGCATTTCAAGGTGACCCTATATACCGaatatcttttccaataacacGACCTCTAACACTCGTTAACACCTAGTTCGCATTGAAAACCagtagggagaaaaaaaatcctagAAATCACGCAATGAAACTACCGCCTTGACTACCGCCTTGACTACCGCGCTCAGTTTCCATGAATTGTTAGCACAGACACTAGCTGTTTGATATAAAAATTTGAGATTGCGATCAAGGCCAATAAATGACTGGTACAATTCTGTCGCTAAAGGTACCGCattgtttcaattcaattcaaattgatttaatttttttttttcgcttgctGAATATCACGATGCGTTAATTGATATTTACCTAAATTGATGTGCTTGGAGAAATCAGTCGTGTCCAAAATAATCCGATGAAGCTTCTCCACAAACAAGTCCAGGAAACACCGCCCATCGTCGTCATCTGGTTTTCAAGTGGACTATATTCAAATCCAACAAGTGAATGGTTTGAACCCGTTGGCGACGAagtgttttccttcttttttccgaCTGATTCACGATCCGGTTGAGGCCCGAAATGTATAAAAGACGCCGACCCGTTCGTGGTTTCCCCAGTCATTCGACACACCACCCAACAAGATGTATTATCTCAGGGTAAAAATGGATTACTTATTTACCAACAAACCTCACATTTCTGTAGCTTATTTGATTAACTAATtcgtctcatttttttttattctcctcGTTCACCTTTCCTTTGTATGGATATTAGTATTTTCTGAGTTTGGCCGTCGTGCTCCAGCTTGCAATCACGGCTCCTACACCAACAAATTTCCTGCAGCCCTTCGAGACTTATTTCAGCAGCCTCCCTCCGGTACAGCGGAGTATTACCAGCGAAAATTTACGCTCGGCCACTGGCAATTCCGATGTCAATAAAGTTCGCAGCATCCAAAATCGCGGCGGCCCCTTCAACAAGAATCGCAACTACTTTGAAGATTTCAAAATTCCCGACGACTTTGGAAATAATTTCCCTGAATACTCGGAAACCCCTCAAAGTGGCAAGGGAAGTGGCGACTCTAAAACTTCCCAGGGTGAAAGGGTTCACCAGAAAAACGAATATTACAGCTACTCTTTTAGGTATAATGATATCTTATCTAGCTTATTTTATACGTCACTTGTTGACAGAAATTCGAATTGAATTAATCggttttatttataaaattacAGCACCCCCGTAGAAGACGTCTCCGGAGATGATGTTATTGCGGTAGTTAATGTCAAACACTCACCGAAAGTTTATTTCTACCAggtacgatttaaaaaaaaaaaatttttattgaatcacGATAAAAGATTGAATGTAACCGTTTGGGTATATAATTGATAAGGTTGCCGAAGCCGGTCCCCGTCATCTCAAAGTAATGTATTTCACTGGATTCCCGACGAACAGACAGCGTGGAACGAGAGTTTCTGCAAAAACGAACTAAATTAGCATTTTCTTATGTTATTCTTGTTATTATACCCGAGTGAACCAAGATGTTGACATTCTTGGCATTCTTCACTTAACTGTTCCTCATACATGTCCCTCCAATCCATTTTGTTGAATACATTTGTCTATTCGTCGATGAAAAGATAAACATTCGTGTCGGGTTCGGGTTCATAGTTTCAAACTGTTGCGCGACTGAAGGCTCAAATGTCTGGGCAAGAAATAAGGTAAACATTACGCCCGCGTTATCTAGAGCTACGATAACGATTATTGCTGCAACAACACTCGTGACTgagagacagaaaaaaaaaagaaagaaaaccttgTGACTAGTAGACCGTCGGCCATACTTGGGATCAGTTCTGGCTGGAGTTTTttatgcaaaagaaaaaaggtgaaaaggcaacccaaaaaaagtgaaaagaacaacaagaagagaaaatgtcgATCTTCAGGAGTGAAAAGATGAGCTTGTACCAGCTCTTTTTGCAGAACGAATCTGCATATCGTTGCATGTCCGAACTGGGGGAACTGGGTTGCGTCGAGTTCCGTGACGTAAgtatttctcatctttttgacTTGTTCCACTTTTCATAAGTGGACAAACTTGAATCCGTcgctaattattttttcttacttcTGGATTATTCTAATTTGTAGTTGAATTCGGAAGCCACGGCGTTCCAGCGGACTTTCTCTGCCGAAGTGACCCGCTGCAATGAGATGGAGCGAAAGCTGCGCTATCTGGAAGCGCAAATCATTAAAGAAGGCGTTAAAATCGACGAGTTGGATGATATGCCGCTTGCTCCGTTGCCAAAGGAAATGGTCGATCTCGAAGCAGCACTGGATAAGATGGACAGCGAATTGCGAGAAATCAACGCTAACAATGAGGTAACATTATCGGTTAATCACGCGTGAATTAATTGATTATCTTTGCaataattttctctttctccgttTCCTTAAAAGGCGTTAAATAAGAACTTTGTATCGCTgacagaaatgaaatttacgcTCCAAAATGCCGAAAACTTTCTCGGTGATGTACGTACACCCGAAAAAAACCGACTCTctattttaatataataagTGAAATCttcattctcctttttttttggcgggcATGTTTGGGACGAACAGAGGGAAAGCATTTTTGGAGCAGGCAGTGTCAATGATACGAGCGGTGCTTTGACTCTCGAGGATGGATTGACCCAGCAGCAGGCCATGCAACGCTTCAGGTAATACACGAACACCGAAATTGTGCACTCACTTTCCAGCACACGACCTTTGAAACATTGTTGCATCGGTTTTATCTTTTCACCGGTTAACGATGTCTATCTAAGATTTTCAGTTATATGGGTACAATTTCACTCGGTTAACTGGTTGAAAGATGAAATCGGATGCACAATCGTAGATATCCAAATTACGTAAcacatttattaattttattataggTTCGTCACGGGCGTGATCAGCCAAGAGAGAGCTCCAGGATTTGAACGCATGTTATGGCGAGCTGGTATACCCTTTTTATTGTCAAATTGTTTCgaataatatttgaaatacTGAAATTTAACTGGTCCCAACTAAGGTCGTGGAAATATCTACTTGCGCATTGCTCCTTTGCCCGAACCGCTCAAGGATCCAGTTACGgtaataccaatccaaataaTCTCACAATTTTCTTGATCTAATCCACCACTATATTTCGTAGGGCAATGACGTACTTAAATCAGTATTCATCGCGTTTTATCAAGGCGATCAACTTAAAGGACGAGTCAAAAAGATTTGTGAGGGCTATCACGCTGCCCTGTATCCGTGTCCGGAATCAGCTGCTCAACGCCGGGAGACCAGCATTGGCGTGTTTTCACGCCTTCAAGACTTGACAACCATCCTCGATCAAACCAAGCAACATCGTCACCGGGTCCTCGAAGCTTCCGCTAAGCATTTGCGTTCCTGGGTCGTCAAAGTTCGCAAGATCAAGGTTCGATATTTCTCTTCTGATCCTGTCTATTGCAGTTAATTATGATAAAACCAGATAAAACTAATAAATACCTGATAATGATTGCAGGGTATTTTTCATACGCTGAACATGCTCAGCGTTGACGTCACTTCTAAGGCACTGATTGCGGAATGCTGGATTCCTGACGCTGATGAGCCGAGAGTTCGTTTGGCTCTCAAACAAGCAAGTGTAAGTGATAGGAATTACATTACATCGGGGTTTTGGGGCTTAGCTATAGTTACGCTAGCTAATTTATCTTCCTTAATGTTACTAAAGTGTGGTAAGCTAATATACCCCCTCCCCCCAGAGGTTTTGGATTAGCGAACTCAATTGCTTTTAATCAGCTAATCGGGTTCATTTTCGGGGAAATTCGAGTCTGAACACATTAGCTAAATTATTCGCTAACTGAATTGTCGATTATCGAGTCATTTCGCTAACCAAAACCTCAATGATGAGGGGCTTCCATTAACTAATCACTAAACCACCATTTAAAGAGGTTAATTAGCTAGTctagataaaaaatcaaactcgaTTACAGCGTTTGAGGTTGATGAGGCAACAGGAAGCATAAtatacaaatatttaaaataaaaataggaagCCAGTGATTCAGTTTTCCCACCAATTTTGAACGAGTTGCCGACCAACGCCAAACCGCCAACGTATTTCCGCACGAACAAGTTCACTTACGGTTTCCAGGCTCTAGTCAATGCGTACGGAATTGCCAACTACCGCGAAGTCAATCCCGGCCTATACACCATCATCACTTTCCCGTTTCTCTTCGCTGTCATGTTTGGCGACGGAGGGCATGCGCTTATCGTGACTATGTTTGCCTCCTGGATGTGTTTGAATGAAGAGAAATTGTCTAAAATCAAGGAAGAGGTACATTATAAAACGGACAGTCggtattcttttaaaaaccGAATTTTAATTCTCATATTACCAACAGGTGTTTAGCATCATCTTTGGGGGCCGTTACATTATCTTACTGATGGGcttcttttcaatttacaCCGGATTTATCTACAACGACTTCTTCGCCAAAGCGTTCAACATATTCGGCTCTGCTTGGGTCGTTAATTATCCAAGTGAACGACATCCTGGTGGTGAATATCTGATTGGCGAGGGCAGTATGGAGAGCGCAATGCTCGTACCCGATCGTCATTACGATGTCTGTCCGTATAAAACCACAACCAGGGTATTCGGTTTAGACAACGAAACAGATTTCCAGGCGTGCGGACATTATCGTCAGGATCCCTACCCGTTCGGCGTGGATCCCGTGTGGGTCATAGCCGAAAACAAGATCGTCTTCCTCAACTcttacaaaatgaaattgtccaTCATCTTCGGCGTCTTTCACATGAGTTTCGGCATCTTCTTGAATCTATGGAACTTTACGTAATAGCGTTTACGTTCATATTTTCTTTGTCGAACTAAGTAACTAATGTGGCGTCTTTTCGAATGAATAGGTACTTTAAGCGCCGTTTAGCCATTCTAGTGGAATTCTTGCCGAGAATTCTCTTTTTCTGGCCACTCTTTGGTTACATGATGTCGCTTATGTTCCTTAAGTGGGTCAAGTACGGAGCCAACAAAGAAGATCGTAATTACTTCAAAATTCCCCCTGATTTCGAtaaataagaacgttttattttaaagatattTGTCCGTACAGGTGTGCTGAAATCTGATTGTGCCCCATCGATTCTAATCACTTTCATTAATATGATGCTTTTGAGCTACGGCGAAGATAAGACGAAACCGCCGAACGAAGAGTGCAAAACGGTTTTCATGTTTGGTGACGACGAAGGTACTACCCAGGTACATAAGttggttttcaaaaaaattttgttcatcatttttacttgaatttttttctttttttccccagaaAACCATTCAAATAGCCTTCGTGATTATTGCTGTTCTCTCAGTCCCAGTTTTGCTTCTTGGCACGCCCCtccaatttaaaatgaaagaaaacaggATGAAAAAAGCCAGGGTAATATAGTACACTTGATAGCGGGATGAGAAGGCTAATCTGCAGAAAGTGATTGGTTATAACACAATGTTCTTGACGCTGTTTTAGGCCTCTTACAGCAACGACAGTGGAAGCAGCAGAAGTGACGGAAATGAGCCAGAAGATAGGGAACCCATTGTAAATAGTTCCACGATGAATGTTGAATCTGGCGGGAAACACCCGGAACCCATCGGTGATTACGATCAAAACCAAGGTGGCAGTCACGACGACGAGCACAACACATTCGGAGATGTCATGATCTACCAGGTTTGTTATTCGTTAAactgaaaattaaattctattttaaTTAACTGAACAGCCTGTGTCTGACATATTAGTCTTAGTATAACCTGCGCATTCTGCCAATTTTAACCATGGCACAATTGTTATTTCAAATCACTTACAGTCCATCCACacgattgaatttgttttggaGTGTATTTCGCATACCGCATCATATCTCCGTCTTTGGGCCCTCAGTCTTGCCCATTCTCGTAAGTAACGCCGGTTATTTGTGCAGCGGGTTTCGAAGTTACGAATACATTTgtgtgatatttttttaaattgcagaGTTGTCTGAAGTACTATGGTTCATGGTATTGAGAATTGGTTTCAAGGCCCTTCCAGGTTATTATGGCAGCATTTCGATTTTCTTGACGTTCGCTTTTTGGGCTAGCGCTACCGTGTCTATCCTGATCGCCATGGAGGGCATGTCGGCCTTCTTACACACCTTACGTCTTCACTGGTAtgcaaatgaattttatttttagaactaTTGTGTTAATTGCTGTATGGTTTTCTTCATTCAGGGTTGAGTTCCAGAGCAAGTTCTACAAGGGAGAGGGAGTCAAGTTCCACGCATTCCACTTTAAGCGAGTTACTGACGATGTTAAAGATGACTAACAGTAAATCCCAAGTGGAACAGACATATGTAATACGATAGGTACAATACACAGCAAGCACAGGCATACTTGAATTGGCCTAATATCTAAGAATTCAATCATTATGTAGCACATAAATTTAGCGTGATTAACTTGTCGAAGTCCTAATCAATCGTAACGCCATCTTGTGCTTATTTGGGGCcctccaagtttttttttttttttaattttcttccgCCAGAGcgattctcttttctctgtctgTCATGTAGAATGTGAGAGGACATAGCATGGCAAAAGGTTCAAATCTTGCTGTTAGTTTTATTTCCTAAAATATTTGGTCGCCAGAGAGAGACAGATTTTTAAGAGTCgcataaatttttaattgatttacatATATTCGCTtgtttacttaattagtagTGTGCATCTCCGGTGAGTAGATTTTAGTTTCatataaataattcaattatttactCATTTCTTAAATGTTATTTGAGCTGGCAGAATAGGAGGTTTTCAATATGTGGCCATGCAAAAATGCCTATTACCACATGACATAACATCAAATCCACACTTCTGAATGATAACCTCAAGTGGCCGCCCTCAACGTTCCCTCTATCATGCGAGCTACCAAGCATAGCCTTCAAGTTAAAACAGGCTTCGTGCGCAACGAAGGCATATCGTTCCCGGTGACGTCAACTTCATCTTCACGGCATTATGGGGGATGTGTAATAATTCCTGCCATTCCTGAGTGACGACGTCAGGCGGAtttgtttattattgttgAGATGGTGACGGTCCAGGATGAGTCTGCAGCGCTCTCCCCGGGGAACACGAACTTCAAAAAAGTGAGTTTAAAACCAGCCCACATGACTAAATACAAGTCAAAGAACGTAGTAGTAACAATCATTCTGTCTGGCTTTAGGCCACGAGCAAGCGCAGCGAAACAATCTAATAAGTTGAACGATGACTCGGTGATTAAAGAGACGGGCCTACGTGTTattgttttgaaatatttcaaagtcACCAAGGTCGTCGTCGACGCTAGTTGGCAATTTAGAACATAAGGCaaaccaaatttgtttttaaaagaaaggaaaatggAAGTAAAGGAACCAGCAGTTCTTGGT
This region includes:
- the LOC124336486 gene encoding uncharacterized protein LOC124336486; translation: MYYLRYFLSLAVVLQLAITAPTPTNFLQPFETYFSSLPPVQRSITSENLRSATGNSDVNKVRSIQNRGGPFNKNRNYFEDFKIPDDFGNNFPEYSETPQSGKGSGDSKTSQGERVHQKNEYYSYSFSTPVEDVSGDDVIAVVNVKHSPKVYFYQVAEAGPRHLKVMYFTGFPTNRQRGTRVSAKTN
- the LOC124336190 gene encoding ammonium transporter 2-like — translated: MEAAVLNNDTALLMLLEAKLAITQSNLNDFFITVSAILVFAMQAGFSLMETGLVRSKNATNILMKSTLDAFIGATVYWLVGYAFAFGDGNEFIGWTGFALQGVSPSKLSFWFYQTIFANTASTIVSGATAERINLPAFFIYAFLLTGFFYPVASRWVWHPSGWLKIRGFIDFGGSGCVHMLGGVCALVACVMVGPRTGRYENKTMKKFAFRGHSNTLTGVGAFLLMMGILGYNMSAQLDLTHHGDGVTVALSAVNTILAGSAGSIVATILGRATPTGSYRWSYNTMLNGAIAGMVSSCAACNAMPYWGAYLTGAGAGFLFFVLRALINHLHVDDPLDAFAVHFGGGFFGMLSAPILVNSGVILTGDESSAEVLGWQLIGILVLVAWGVGFCLVLFGSLKYFKILRVDSTVEVQGMDSMKHGEPAYPAESWEEQQYWDHQVHRLIHLMRSTSIESLCGDQKKNSIATVDLGVNNNFRLTGMPPQMNFAHLVLTDHFQKCVFPLDSQRTCERFRAQTVIGVKVLNAEPAP
- the LOC124336070 gene encoding V-type proton ATPase 116 kDa subunit a1-like — protein: MSIFRSEKMSLYQLFLQNESAYRCMSELGELGCVEFRDLNSEATAFQRTFSAEVTRCNEMERKLRYLEAQIIKEGVKIDELDDMPLAPLPKEMVDLEAALDKMDSELREINANNEALNKNFVSLTEMKFTLQNAENFLGDRESIFGAGSVNDTSGALTLEDGLTQQQAMQRFRFVTGVISQERAPGFERMLWRAGRGNIYLRIAPLPEPLKDPVTGNDVLKSVFIAFYQGDQLKGRVKKICEGYHAALYPCPESAAQRRETSIGVFSRLQDLTTILDQTKQHRHRVLEASAKHLRSWVVKVRKIKGIFHTLNMLSVDVTSKALIAECWIPDADEPRVRLALKQASEASDSVFPPILNELPTNAKPPTYFRTNKFTYGFQALVNAYGIANYREVNPGLYTIITFPFLFAVMFGDGGHALIVTMFASWMCLNEEKLSKIKEEVFSIIFGGRYIILLMGFFSIYTGFIYNDFFAKAFNIFGSAWVVNYPSERHPGGEYLIGEGSMESAMLVPDRHYDVCPYKTTTRVFGLDNETDFQACGHYRQDPYPFGVDPVWVIAENKIVFLNSYKMKLSIIFGVFHMSFGIFLNLWNFTYFKRRLAILVEFLPRILFFWPLFGYMMSLMFLKWVKYGANKEDRVLKSDCAPSILITFINMMLLSYGEDKTKPPNEECKTVFMFGDDEGTTQKTIQIAFVIIAVLSVPVLLLGTPLQFKMKENRMKKARASYSNDSGSSRSDGNEPEDREPIVNSSTMNVESGGKHPEPIGDYDQNQGGSHDDEHNTFGDVMIYQSIHTIEFVLECISHTASYLRLWALSLAHSQLSEVLWFMVLRIGFKALPGYYGSISIFLTFAFWASATVSILIAMEGMSAFLHTLRLHWVEFQSKFYKGEGVKFHAFHFKRVTDDVKDD